Genomic window (Chitinophaga parva):
CCAGGGCTTTGAGCAGCAGGAAAGTTTTCTTGTTCACCAGGATATCCCCTCCTACCTGCTTTCCAAACTTTTCCGGGTCGCCAAAGGCATCCAGGTAGTCATCCTGGATCTGGAAGGCAATGCCCACATTCTTTCCAAACTCGTATAAATGCGCCTGGTTCCCCTCGCTGCCCCCGCCAATGATGGCGCCAAGCTGCAGGCTGGCAGCCAGCAACACGGAGGTTTTGAGGCCTATCATATGCACATAGTCGGCATACTGTACCTGGCCCGGATCCATTTTTTCAAAGTCCATATCCAGTTGCTGGCCTTCGCATACTTCAATGGCCGCCTTGTTGAACACGGCGGTGAGCCTTTGCTGGTAGCGCGGCTGCACCTTGTTGAGGAACTGGTATACGTAGATCAGCATTACATCCCCGGCCAGCAGGGCGGTGCTGTCGTTGTACTTGGTATGTACAGTGGGCATGCCCCGGCGCAGGGGAGCCTTGTCCATGATATCGTCGTGAATGAGGGTAAAGTTATGGAACAGCTCTACTGCATTGCCTACCTGGAAAGCGTCGGGGTGCAGCTCGTCGAAGAGTTCATTGCCCATGAGGGTCAGTACCGGGCGTATGCGCTTGCCGCCTATGCCCAGGATATAGCCGGCGGGCTCATACAATGATGCGGGCGTACCGGGGAAATGCCATTGGCTGAACTGCTTTTCGAATAGTGCGATTAAGTCTTGGAACGAGTGCATGGAGTGAATTTAACCAGGTGCAAAATAGTGAAAATTGTCCTAGGTCTTAAGTCTTAGGTCTTAAGTCTTGGGCAGTAGGTAACGACAAAAAAAGCCCGGAGCTTTTCTCCGGGCTTTAGGGACTTCCTGGTGGAAGGTTATTTCTTTTTCTTCACGGCTGCTTTTTTGGCGGCGGCTTTAGGCGCGGGTTTCGCGGCTTTCTTGGCAGCTGCTTTGGGCTTGGCCCTGGAGGTTGTTTTTGTGGCGGCTTTGGCTGTTGGCTTGGCAGTAGCTTTCTTTGCGGCTGCTTTGGAAGCGGGTTTCGCGGCCTTTACAGCAGCTTTTTTGGCGGCCGCTTTTTTAGCGGGGGCCTTGGCCGTGGTTTTGGCTGCGGCTTTTTTCGGAGCGGCTTTGGTGGCCTTTTTCGCAGTTACGGCTTTCTTGGCCGGTGCGGTAGCTTTCTTCGGCGTTTCCTTTTTAGCGGCGGTGGTTTTGGTTACCTTTTTCTTTGGCGCTTCTTTCACCTTTTTCGCAGCGGCTCTTTTGGCCGGTTCGGCTTTTTTCGGAGCGGCTTTGGCAGTTTTTTCCGCAGTGGTGGCTACTGTTTTGGCTTTCAGCTTTTTAGCGGTAGCAACGGCTGCTGCTTTTTTCTCTTCTGTTTTGGCAGCTTTGGTGGTAGCGGCTTTGGTGGCTGCTTTAGCCGTTTTTGCCACGGCCTTTTCAAATTTGGCTGCTTCTTTCAGTTGCTTGGCCGGAATAGCTTTGGATTTTGGTTTTACCTTTTTCAGGTCCTCTTTCGCGGCTTTTTCCGGTGCGGCTGCTGTGGCCTTGGTTTTCTTAGCCGGGGCTTCTGCGGCTTTGGTAGCCTTTTTAGCGGCAGTTTTCTTCACCGGTTCTTCTTCCACGGGGGCGGCTTTTTTAACGGCCTGTTTGGTGGCTTTCTTAGCTGGTGTGGCTACTACCGGTGCTGCTTTTTCCTTACCCTTGTCCTTGCCTTTGGTCTTAGTGGCTGGTGCGGGTGTGGCTTCCACGGGTGCTGGTGCAGCAGGAGTACCAGCAGCGGCTGCGGCTTCCCTGGCCAGGCGTGCTTCTTCCATGGCGCGTTGTTTACGGGCCTTTTCACGCAGCTTGCGCTTTTGATTCTTGGACAGCTTGGGCGCTGGCTCCTGGCCGCTGATGGGTTGTGCCTGGCCCTGCAACGGTTTGCCGGAAACGGGGCGCTGTGGCTGGTTTTCGGCTTGTTCCTGTTGCTCGCCTTCCTGGGCTTTATACTCGCGTTTTTTATCACGGCGCTTTTTCTTCCGTTCGCGGTTGCGCTGGCGGCGGCGTTCGCGTTCAGCTTCGCTGAGGCCCTGCTCCTGCTGTTGCTCCACTGCTTCCGCTTCTGCTTCCTGTTCCTGGGGAGCGGCCAGTGGCTTGGGCTTTTGTTTGTGCTTGTGCTGCGGTTGCTGGCGGCCTACGTTGGTGCGCATTACATCGCCGGGGGCGCGGCCATAGCCAGGTTCGTCCAGGTCGTAGTCCAGCTGGCGTTTATCCAGGTTAGCGGCTACTACCTTGATCTTTACTTTATCACCGATGGAGAATTTGATGCCGGTATTAGCACCCACCAGGGCGTATTCATTTTCGTTGTAGCGGAAATCGTCCTTGGCGGTGAGGCTGTGGATGCTTACCAGGCCTTCGCACTTGGTATCTACGGTCTCTACCCAGAAACCGAAGTTGCTCACGCCGCTGATCACGCCGGCAAAAGTATCGCCAATGAACTGCTGCATGTATTCCACCTGCTTGTATTTGTTGCCGGCGCGCTCACTTTCCATGGCCTTGCGTTCCATTTCAGAGCAGTGTTTGCACTTGGCATCCATTTCAGGGTCGGGGCGCACTTCGTTGTTCAGGCATTCCTGGATCACGCGGTGCACCAGCACGTCCGGATAGCGGCGGATGGGTGATGTGAAGTGGGCGTAATGTTCAAAGCCCAGGCCATAGTGGCCAATGTTTGACGTCGTGTAAGATGCTTTGGCCATGGTGCGGATGCCCATGGTTTCCAGCACGTGCTGCTCGGGGCGGCCATGCGCCAGTTGCAGCATTTTATTGAAGGAGGCGGCAATGGTCTCCGGTGTATGCATATCGAATTTATAGCCAAACTGCAGGGCGAACACGGAGAATATCTTCAGTTTCTCTTCATCCGGGTTATCATGCACGCGGTATGGGAAGGGCACGGGCTGGCCATTCACCCGCAGGCTGCTTACGTATTCTGCCACGGTGCGGTTGGCCAGCAGCATGAGTTCTTCAATGAGCTGGTGGGCTTCCTTACTTTCTTTCAGTATTACGCCAATGGGCTTGCCGTCAGGGTCCAGCTGGAATTTCACTTCCGTGGATGAGAAGTTGATGGCGCCATTGCGGAAGCGATCTGCCCGCAGCTGGCGGGCCATGTTATTGAGCAGCAGGATCTCATTGCGATAATGGGGGCCTTTGCCGGATTCAATGACTTCCTGCACTTCTTCGTAGGTGAAGCGGTGGTCGGAGTGGATCACGGTGCGGCCTATCCATTTGTTCTTCACTTTCCCGTCTGCCGTCATTTCAAACATGGCGGAGAAAGTGAGCTTATCTTCATGCGGGCGCAGGGAGCAAAGCTCGTTGGAGATCTTTTCCGGCAGCATGGGTAGCACGCGATCCGGCAAATACACGCTGGTAGCGCGTTTGTAGGCTTCTGCGTCCAGGGCGGAGCCGGGGCGCACATAATAGCTTACATCTGCAATGTGCACGCCTACTTCATAGTTACCTGTTTTGAGGAGGCGGATGGAAATGGCGTCATCAAAGTCTTTGGCGTCGTAAGGGTCTATGGTGAAGGTGGTTACCTTGCGGAAATCTTTACGTTTGGCTACTTCTTCCTGGGGTATTTCCTGGGGCAGTTTGTTGGTTTCTTCCATCACTTCATCGGGGAAGTTGAGGATAAAGCCATTGTCCAGCAGGATCTCTTTCATGGCCATATCACCGGCGTTGCGGGCGTCCAGGATCTCTACCACTTCCCCGGAGGGCTTGCGGCTTTTGCCGGACTCACCGCCCCAGCTGGTGATCTTTACCAGGGCCTTATCCCCGTTCACACCGCCTTTCAGCGCAGAGAGGGGAATATAAATATCGGGCAGCGTTGCATTGCGTTCAGACACGAGGAAAGCAAAGTTGTCACTCACCTGGAGGGTGCCGGTAAATTCGCTCTTCTTGCGGGTGTTCACCTGGGTGATCACTCCTTCCATACGGCCTTTGCCCTGGTGGACCACCTTTACGGTTACTTCATCGCCATTTTGCGCAGTGTTCAGATCATGGGGTCTTACCATAATATCGCGCTCCACGCCTTCTACGATCACGAAGGCCATGCCGGAACGGGTAATTTCTAACTTGCCAGTGTAGGTCTGGCCCGAGGAATTATTGTGTTGCTGCTGATGATGACGCTGTTGGTGATGGTTATGACTGCCCCGATTTGTATTCTTTTTTTTGTTCTTGTTTCTTGACATTGGGATGTTCGCTTGGTATTAGTTGTTAGTGACACGGCCCTCTATGTTTGTTGCATTCCCGGGCCCGTGTGTTAAGCATTCTGTTCCGCCGAGGCCGAGATCAGCGTATTTGCTATATAATCAAAAATATAATTATTAAATGAATCTCCCGCCTGATCCAGGAAGGAAATTTCTATGGGCATCACCGCGATGGTGAGCCCTGCTGCTTCAATCTCCTGCTGCAGCAGGTGCAGGCGCACGGCGTCTTTCTCGGTCGTGATCACCAGTTTGCGTGCACCGGGCAGGTCGTCCAGCTCTTTCCGGATCTTTGCCACGTCTGCAGGTCCGTAATAATAATGATCGGCAAAAGGCAGGAGGAACACCTTTTTGAACGATTGCTGTAGATGCCGCAGCAACGGCTCCGGGCGGGCTATGCCGGCCACCACCAGTACCGCATCGTATTGCCCCGGGTCAAAGGGCTCTGCGGTAAAAAGATCATACAACTGGCCGTACTGCAGGGCCGTGAAGTACAATTGCTGACCGGGCTGGGGCGCAATCTCCCGGCGGATGGCGTCCATTTCTTCCTTACCCAGGTCTGGCGGGCATTTGCTCACGATGATCACATTGGCCCGGAGGTAACCTTTCCGGCCTTCTCTCAGGTAACCAAAGGGCACCACGTGGTCTTTCGTGAAGCGGCGGCTGTAATCGGTCAGGAGGATGTTGAGCCCCGGTTTCACCGAGCGGTGCTGGAAAGCATCGTCCAGCAGGATCACCTGGGTATCGGGTACATCGCTCACCAACTGCGGAATGGCCAGCATGCGCTCCTCGCCTACACACACCGTAATGTCGGGGAATTTGCGGTGGAACTGCATGGGCTCATCCCCGATGTCATTGGCCGTGCTGCGGGCACCTGCCAGCACGTAGCCCCTGGTGCGGCGCTGGTAGCCGCGGCTCAGCGTGGCCACCCGGTATACGTCTTTCAGCAGCCGGATGAGGTACTCTACATGCGGGCTCTTGCCGGTGCCCCCCATTGATAAGTTGCCTACGGCGATCACTGGCAGGCTAAACTCCACGGCCGTAAGCACTTTGGAGTCGTATAAGCGGTTGCGCAGCCACATGATAAGGCCATACAGCAAAGAAAAGGGGTACAGCAGGAACTTCAAATATCTGAGCACGTTCATTTAGCTTTTAAAATCATAAATCGCCTGCGGCGTGATGGCCATCTTCAGCCGTACATCCCAGGGACCGGCATCATCGATGGCCGGCACCGGGTCAAACTGGCTGAGGCCAACGGTCAGTACATCCGGGCGGCATTGCTGCAAAAAACGGTCATACATGCCCTTACCGTAGCCGGCCCGGTGGCCCCGGAGGTCAAACGCCAGCAGGGGCACAAATACCAGGTCTATGCTGGAAGGCGCCACCAGCGTGCCTCCCGCGGGTTCCGTCATACCGTAGCGATGGGTGGTCAGCACGGTATGCGCATCCCAAAGATAATGCAGCATTTGACTGGTTTGCATGTCTGTGCTAGATAAAACTAAATTAACCTGCGGATGGGCCTCCCGCAACCATTGGGCCAGGGGCCGGGTGTCCACCTCTTTTTTTGCATCAATGGGCAGGAACAGGTGCACATAGCGCATGCTGCTGTAATCGAGGTCCATGCAGTGTTGCAGGATAGCGGCATTGGCAGTGGCAGCAGCCGTAGCGGGGAGATTGAGCCGCTTTTCCAGGTAAGTGATGCGCAGGTCTTTTTTAGTAGGCATGGCTTATCCGAAATTAAACGTCTGCGCTTTTACAAAAGCTTTGTCTATGTGGTCTGCAAACGGGATGCGCCCCAGTTTGGGGTACCTGCTCCAGCGCACAATGTCGTTTTCGTTGCTGTTTTCCGGGCCGTTAAAGATCCAACCCATCACCGGAGCGCCTTTTGCCCGCAGGATCTCCGCGGTCAGCAAAGCGTGGTTAATGCTCCCCAGGTAGTTCTGGGCCACAATGATCACGCGCGCCTGCAGTTGCAATACCATGTCCAGCATGAACTGGTCTTCATTAAGTGGTACCAGGATGCCGCCGGCGCCTTCTATCACCAGGGGACGTACCACGGGCTGGTGCTTTCTGGCCTGCTCCACGATGGGGCGCAACTGGATGGTGACACCTTCCATGCGGGCTGCCAGGTGCGGACTGGCGGGCGCTTTGAGCTTGTACAGCTCCGGGTGGCAGATCGTAAAATTGTTGCTGATCAACGCTTTCACGGTATCGCGGTCGGTACCTTCCATCAGGCCGGTCTGCACGGGCTTCCAGTAGTCGGCCTGCAGGGCTTCGGTAACGCAGGCGGCAGTAATGGTCTTTCCCACACCGGTACCTATCCCTGTGATAAAAATGCTGTTCATGGACGCAAAGGTAGTGTTTCGCGTACAACGTACAATGTACAGCCTACAATGTACCTCCTGGAGCGGAAATGACGTCGCGGTATGCTGTACGCCCTACTTTGTACAATTTCACTACATTCGCAAGGAATCATTTTTCCATTATGAAAATTTGCAACAACATCCTTGATACCATTGGCAATACCCCGATGGTAAAGCTGAATAAGATCACGGCAGCCCTGCCCTGCACGGTGCTGGCCAAGGTGGAATTCTTTAACCCCGGTAATTCTATTAAAGACCGCATGGCCATTAAAATGGTGGAAGTGGCAGAAGCAGACGGGCGCCTGAAACCCGGCGGCACCATCATTGAAGGCACTTCCGGCAATACCGGCATGGGGCTGGCCCTGGCAGCGGTGATCAAAGGTTACAAATGCATTTTTACCACCACAGATAAGCAGTCCAAGGAAAAGATGGACATCCTCAAAGCGCTGGGCGCAGAGGTGATCGTGTGCCCCACCAACGTGGAGCCGGAAGATCCCCGCTCCTACTACTCCGTGAGCAAGCGCCTGGCCAAAGAAGTGCCCAATTCCTGGTACGTGAATCAATATGATAACCTGGCCAACCGCGATGCGCACTATGAGCAAACGGGCCCCGAGATCTGGGAACAAACGGATGGAAAGATCACCCACCTGGTAGTGGCCACCGGCACCGGAGGCACCATTACCGGCACCGGCAAATACCTGAAGGAAAAAAATCCGGATATTAAAGTGTGGGCCATAGACAGCTACGGCTCCCTGCTGAAAAAATACTTTGAAACCGGTGAGCTGGATATGAGTGAAGTATACCCTTACATTACGGAAGGCATTGGGGAAGACTTTGTACCGGAGAACTATGACATGGACGTGATAGACCAGTTTGAAAAGGTGACGGATAAAGACGGCGCCGTGATGGCGCGCCGCATTGCCAAGGAAGAAGGCATCTTTGTGGGTTACTCCGCCGGATCCGCCCTGGCAGGCCTTATGCAGCTGAAAAGCCAGTTGAAGCCTGCTGATGTAGTGGTAGTGATCTTCCATGACCACGGCAGCCGCTATGTAGGCAAAGTATACAACGACCAGTGGATGATGGAACGGGGTTTCCTGGATGTAAAGACCGTGAAAGATGTAGTAGGCGCCCGCGCCGGCAAGCCCCTGGTGACCATCAGACCGGATGAAAAAGTGAGCGACGCCATCGCCAAAATGAAGAAGTTCGACATTGAACATATTCCCGTGCTGCAAAACGGCGATGTGATAGGTTCCGTATCTGAAAACGGCTTGTTCCTGCGCCTCATTGACGACGCCAACATTAAAGAGGCTGCCGTGAAAACCGTGATGCAGCCTGCATTTCCGCTGGTAGGGATGGATACGCCCATTGAGAAATTATCTTCCTACATCAACAAAGAAAATGGTGCGGTACTTACGAAGGATGACAGTGGTAACTATCACATTGTAACGAAGTATGATATTATACAGGCGTTAGGAAGTTAAATGATGTACATGGTACCTGGTACAAATGCTATGAAAATATTCACCGATCAATTACAACGCACTGTGCGCCTGGGTTTCCCGCCAAGGCGCATTGTTTCTTTGGTGCCATCGCAAACGGAGCTGCTGCATGCACTGGGCCTGGAAGCGGAAGTGGTAGGCATTACTAAGTTCTGCATCCACCCGGCGGCGTGGTTCCGTAGCAAGACCCGGGTGGGTGGCACCAGGCAGCTGAATATAGAGACCATCCGCCAGTTGCAACCGGACCTGGTCATTGCCAACAAGGAGGAGAATGAGCAGGTACAGATTGAAGCACTGGAAAAGGAATTCCTTGTGTGGGTGAGCGATATACAAACCTTGCCGGATGCGGGTGATATGATGCTGCGGGTGGGCGCGCTCACCGGCCGCGCGGAAAAAGCACAGGAGATCGTGAACGAAATTATGCAGCGCTTTGCGCAGCTGGCAGTAGCTGTGGCAGGCACCAAACGCAGGCGGGTGGCTTACTTCATCTGGCGTAACCCCTGGATGGTAGCGGCTTCGAACACGTTCATTGATTGCATACTGGACCAGTATGGGTTTACAAATGTATTTGCAAAAGAAAGCCGCTATCCTGTTTTTACCACGGAGCAGCTGCGCAAGGTAGATTGCGACCTGGTACTGCTTTCATCGGAGCCTTATCCATTTGGGGAGAAACATATGGCAGAGATGCACGATATATTTCCCGGCGCCATCATCAAGCTGGTGGATGGGGAAATGTTTTCCTGGTATGGCAGTCATTTGTTGCAAACGCCCGGCTATTGGGGCCAGGTGGCAGGATAAGCGGCCAGCGCGTTATCCCTTCAGCCCACCGAAAATGCTGGTCATCATTACCAGCAATACCAGCAACGTAATGCCGATATACAGCTTGTCCTTTTCCAAAACAAAGCCCACGAGTGAAAATGCCACGCGGAGAATGGGCGTAGCAATGAGCAACAGTGCGCCTAACTGGATGATCTCCGGGGAACTGCCGGTCACTGCCCCGTGGAAAATGCCGCTGTAGGTGGTGTAGCCATTGGTTTCCCCTTTAAAGACATTGTAGGCGGGCACCGGTAAATTACCTTTCATCATAAGATAACAAACCCCGCCGATAAAAGCTACAAGGCAGGCCGTGAGTACGCCATAGCGCAGCAGTTGCCCCACCAGTTGTTCTACATCCGTATCTTTCCAGCTGCGGTTTTTCTTTTCCATGTGTAACCGGTTTAACGTTAAAACTTGTGCTGGTAGCCGTTATAGATCATCTCTATGGCTACAAAGGTGATGGCTACGCAAAAGATGAGGCGCAGCGCCCTGGTGTTCATGCGCATCAGCAGTTTGGAACCGGTGAAAGCACCGGCCAATACACCGAGCATTACCGGAAATGCGAGCCCGGGGTCCACGTACCCACGTTGCAGGTACACCACCGCGCTTGCCGCTGCGGTGACGCCGATCATAAAATTACTGGTGGTAGTGCTCACTTTGAATGGGATGCGCATGGCCGTGTCCATAGCCAGTACTTTTAATGCGCCGGAGCCAATGCCCAGCAGGCCTGAGATAATGCCGGCCAGCGTCATGATGGAAAAGCCGGCGCCTACGTTCTTCAACTGGTAGGCCACTTCTCCGTGGTCTGTTGGGTATGTGTTATTAAGTTTGAGGATGCCCGCCCACTTACTGCCGGTGGTGAGTGCCTGCTCGTTCTTTTTTCTTAACGTCATGATGGCGGAAAAGATCAGCACTATACCAAAAAGAATGGCAATGGTGTTGGTAGGGGTATACACGGCTATCAGCGCACCCAGCACGGCGCCTATGGTAGTGGCTATTTCCAGGAACATACCCAGCCGCATGTTGGTAATGCCTTCCTTTACATATGCACTGGCAGACCCGCTGGAAGTGGCAATGGAGGCGAGCAGCGCTGCCCCGATGGCGTAGCGGATGTCCACGCCAAAGGCCAGGGTAAGCAGTGGAATGACCACCACGCCGCCACCCAGCCCGGTAAGGGAGCCGAGCAAACCGGCCAGGTAAGCGCCAGCCAGGAGAATGAGACTGAAGGTGAGTATTGTCATAAGGGGAGGTTATGTATCATTGGCACACTATATAACAGTCATGCTTATACGCTTTTTCCATCAGCTCTTTTAACACCAGGAAATCATTAACCAGGTGCAGCATGTTATACAGCTTCCCTTCCTTCAGGTCATCTGTCCACTCGCCGGGGTAAATATCATTCTCATTAAGTTCCTCCGCATCATATGCATCCTCCACCTGCACTTCATCCAGTGTATGCAGCAGGTCGCGGATCTGCGCTACTACATCCGGTGATTGATAGTGCAGGCCTTCTTCAATGGCATCGCCCAGTGCTTCAAAGTGGGCTGCATTCCAGTTGCTGAAATCAATGTCCTGCGCTTCACCGATGAAAGCATCGGGATAAAAAATAGCATTCACCAGGATCTCCGTATCCTCATCACTGATCAGTATTTTGTCCAGCAGGAACAGTAATGCATCTGCACTGCCCTGGAAACGGGCATGTGCAACAGCGCCTTTGGACGGATCGGCACCGGGGCCGCTGAGGGCCTGGAAAGCCTTGGCTGGCAAGGCATACAGGGTTCTTACTTCGCTCATTCTTTGTCAAATACTTTTTCCCCGCCAATGAAAGTGGCGAGTACCTTGGTTTGCAATACTTGTTTGGCATCCACCTTCATCAGGTCCTGGTCCAGGATGATGAAATCCGCTTTCTTACCGGGCTCCAGGCTGCCTACTTCTGTTTCCAGGAAGTCTGCTTTGGCGGCCCAGATGGTCATGCCGCGCAGGGCCTGTTCCCGGGTCAGGGCATTTTCCATCTGGAAACCGCCTGCGGGATAGCCGCTGGTATCTTGCCGGAAAACCGCTGCCAGGAAGGTTTTGAAGGGAGATATATCTTCCACGGGGAAGTCTGTGCCCAGGGGCAGCCAGCCATTTTGTTTCAGCAACTGCTGGTAAGCATAAGCACCTTTGAGCCGCTCCTCGCCCAGCCTTTCACCGGCCCAGCGCATATCGCTGGTAGCGTGGGTGGGTTGCACGGAAGGGATGATGCTGGCCTGGCCAAACAGGGCAAAGTCCTGCGGATCCACAACCTGCGCGTGCTCTATGCGCCAGCGTTTATCATTTTTACCGGACAGGTATTTATTGTAAATATTTAAGATAGTACGGTTACCGGAATCGCCAATGGCGTGGGTACACATCTGGAACTCCGTGGTGGAAAGCATATTTGCAATGGAATCGAAATGTGCAGGGCTGCTCAGCAGGAAACCATTCCAGCCGGGCTTGTCGCTGTAGGGCCGCAACAGGCAGGCGCCCCGGCTGCCCAGTGCTCCATCTGCATACACTTTTACGCCGTGCACATACAGGCGGTCTGTTTTGTAAGGGCCGCGGTGCAGGTAATAAGCGTAATTGGCGCTATCGTCAGACATCATTACATACAGGCGCATTTTCAGTTTGCCTTCCTGCTGCAAGGCATCCATCATATTAATGGCATCCACCTCCAGGCCGCAATCCGTGATCATCGTGAGGCCCTGTGCAAAGCAATTGGTTTGCGCAGCACCCAGCCATTTTTCAAGCAACGCTTTATTGGCCGCAGGCTCCACGGCTTCCATACGGTGCGCGGCATTATCCACCAGCACGCCGGTCAGCACACCGTTACTGGTCTCAATGCTGCCGCCTTCTATTTTGTCGCCGGCCTTGATGCCGGCCAGTTCCAGGGCTTTGGCATTGGCCAGCACGGCGTGGCCATCCACCCGGGAGAGTACCACGGGTTTATCCGGGAATAGATCATTGAGCACTTTATTATCCGGGAAGGCCTTGCCGGGCCAGCGGTTCTGGTCCCACCCGTTGCCGGTGATCCATGTTTCTCCGGGATGCGCAGCTGCAAAGGCTTTTACGCGTGCGGTCACTTCCTCAAAACTATTGGCGCCGTAGAGGTTTACGGCATAAAGGGATTTGCCATATTCCAGGAAATGCGCGTGGGCGTCTATGAACCCGGGGTAGATGAATTTTCCTTTGGCATCAATGGTGTTCTGCGGGTCAAAGCGGGCCTGGAGGCCGGCCGTAGTGCCGGTAGCTACCACGTGCCCGCCCTGGATCACGATGGCTTCTGCGGTGGAGAATGCGCTGTCTATCGTATATACATGCGCGTTATACACCAGCAGGTCGGCCGGCTTGCGGGAATTGCAGGCAGTGGCCAGTATGAGCAGGGCTACAAGGAAGGTGTGCAACTGTTTCATAGCAGGTATTTGGGTATAAATATAAAAGATAACTGCCACATGCCCCGGTATTTGAAAGTTGGAAATGACGGGCGGGAAATTGCATGCCCGCCAATTTGGACGTTTTCGAAACATTCCTGCCAGATTTGCATTTTGCCGGCAAGGATTATATATTTGCTTTCCTTTAAACGAAGAAACATGGGAAAATACAGAGCTGGCGTATTATTCGGCGATGAGCTGAAAGCGCTGTACAATGATGCGAAAGCACAAGGTTTTGCAATGCCTGCAGTAAACGTAATCGGTACTGATTCCATTAATGCAGTGCTGGAAACAGCCGCTAAAGTGAACTCTCCGGTAATTATTCAGTTCTCCAACGGTGGCGCGCAATTCTTTGCGGGCAAAGGTATGCCGAATGACAAACTGCAAGCAAACATTTCAGGTGCCATTTCCGGTGCCAAGCACGTGCACGAGGTGGCCAAGTATTATGGTGTGCCCGTAGTACTGCATACCGACCACGCTGCCGCCAAATGGCTGCCCTGGATCGATGGCCTGCTGGACGCTGGTGAAGCATTTAAAAAGCAAACCGGCCAGCCCCTCTTCTCCTCCCACATGCTGGACCTGTCTGAAGAGCCCATCCACGAAAACATTGAAACTTCCAAGAAATATTTCCAGCGCATGGCCCCCCTGGGCATGTCCATCGAAATTGAACTGGGTGTAACCGGCGGTGAAGAAGATGGTGTGGACAACAGTGGTGTAGACAACTCCAAGTTGTATACCCAGCCGGAAGACGTAGCCCTGGCTTACGAAACCCTGTCTGAAGTGAGCCCCCTGTTCACCATCGCGGCAGCTTTCGGTAACGTGCATGGCGTGTACACGCCTGGTAACGTGGAACTGCGTCCCGAGATCCTGAAGAACAGCCAGGACTTTATCCAGGCAAAACATAAAACCGCTGAAAAGCCCGTGTACTATGTATTCCATGGCGGTAGCGGCTCTCCTAAACACCAGATCGCGGAAGCGCTGACCTACGGTGTGATCAAGATGAACATTGATACTGATATGCAATGGGCATTCTGGGAAGGCATCCTGCATTACTACAAATCCAAAGAAGGCTACCTGCAGTCACAGCTGGGCAACCCCGAAGGTGCAGACAAGCCGAACAAAAAATACTACGATCCGCGCGTATGGCTGCGTAAGGGCGAAGAAAACTTCGTAAAACGCCTGGAAGAAGCATTCCAGGACCTGAACTGCATTAACCGTAACGCATAAATGCATCCAAGCTATAAGCCCCACGTTGTTTTGCCAGCGTGGGGCTTTTCCTTGCTACCTAAGACCCAGGGCACAACACCTAAGGCCCGGTAATATATAATGATATTTATATATTGTTTGCGAACATAATATGAGATTGCGCGACAAATAACGTAGATTTGCCAATTGAAACC
Coding sequences:
- the fbaA gene encoding class II fructose-bisphosphate aldolase is translated as MGKYRAGVLFGDELKALYNDAKAQGFAMPAVNVIGTDSINAVLETAAKVNSPVIIQFSNGGAQFFAGKGMPNDKLQANISGAISGAKHVHEVAKYYGVPVVLHTDHAAAKWLPWIDGLLDAGEAFKKQTGQPLFSSHMLDLSEEPIHENIETSKKYFQRMAPLGMSIEIELGVTGGEEDGVDNSGVDNSKLYTQPEDVALAYETLSEVSPLFTIAAAFGNVHGVYTPGNVELRPEILKNSQDFIQAKHKTAEKPVYYVFHGGSGSPKHQIAEALTYGVIKMNIDTDMQWAFWEGILHYYKSKEGYLQSQLGNPEGADKPNKKYYDPRVWLRKGEENFVKRLEEAFQDLNCINRNA